The Christiangramia salexigens genome includes the window CCGGAGTTCAGGCGGCTAATATTGGGGGAATGACTAGCATTGGAATAGGAGATAAAAATGTGCTGCATGAAGCAGATCATGTATTTCAGGATTTTTCTGAAATTGAGATAGAATTTATTGAAGAATTATTGAGAAAAGAATAGAAATGAATCAAGATTATATCAAACCGGATAACTGGTCAATAATAGAAGAGGATTTTGATCCGGGAAGAGTTAAATCATCTGAAAGTTTATTTAGTATTGGTAACGGCGCCATGGGGCAAAGAGCCAATTTTGAGGAGCATTATAGCGGTCCGAGTTTTCAGGGAAGTTATATAGGAGGAGTATTCTATCCAGATAAGACCAAAGTGGGCTGGTGGAAGAATGGTTATCCTGAATATTTCGCAAAGGTTCTAAACGCGCCTAACTGGATTGGAATAAATGTTTTTATAGACGGGGAAGCTCTGGATCTTTTCACTTGTAAATCGGTTAACAACTTCAAGAGGGAGTTGAATATGAAAGAAGGCTACTTAGCCCGTACTTTCGAGGCAACTTTGCCAAATGGAACTGAAATTGAAGTAAAAGCTCTGAGATTCCTTTCTATTGTAGATGATGAATTAGGCGCGATTAAGTATGAGGTAACTCCGCTTAATAAAGATGCGAAAATAAGTTTTGAACCTTACCTGGACGGAGGTATCACCAATACCGATGCCAACTGGGAGGAAAGATTCTGGAAAACTCATGAGGTTAAAAATGAAGATGATAAAGGTTTTATAGTATCTAAAACACTTAAAACTGAATTTCATGTTGGCACCTATATGCAATCAGAAATTTTCCTGAATGCAGAGAAGCAGGAATTAAAACCTGAAGTCAAAGAGGACGAAGACAGTATTGCTTTTTCATATGCTGTAAATGCTTCAAAAGGGCAAACGGCAGTTATTATAAAGTATGCCGGTTATGTTACAGATATGAATCATGAGCAATCTGATTTGGTAGTTGCAGCTTCAGCAGTATTGAAAAATGCGCTTGACAAAGGTTTCGATGTGCTTAAGAATGAACAAAAAGATGCATGGGCGGCTATCTGGGAAATGGCAGATATCACGATCTCCGGCGACGTCAAAGCGCAGCAGGGAATCAGATTCAATATTTTCCAGTTGAACCAGACTTACCTTGGAAAAGATGAACGATTAAATATAGGGCCAAAAGGATTCACGGGTGAAAAATATGGAGGTAGTACGTATTGGGATACTGAAGCTTACTGTATTCCATTCTATATGGCTACCAAAGATCAAAAAGTAGCCAGAAAACTGCTTTCCTACAGATATAATCATCTTGAAAAAGCTCAGGAAAATGCAGCTAAATTAGGGTTTTCCAATGGTGCGGCATTGTATCCAATGGTTACCATGAATGGTGAGGAAAGTCACAATGAATGGGAGATCACCTTTGAAGAGATCCACCGAAATGGTGCAATGGTATATGCTATTCACAATTATGTGAGATACACCGGAGACTTCGATTATATTCCGGAAAAAGGTCTTGAGGTTATGATCGCTATTGCAAGATTCTGGCATCAGCGTGCAAACTTCAGCAAGGAGAAGAACAAATATGTAATCCTTGGAGTTACGGGACCTAACGAATATGAGAATAACGTGAACAATAACTGGTACACTAACTATCTAGCTAAATGGTGTATTGAGTATTGCGTTTCCATGATAGATAAGGTTAAGGATGGCTATGAAGATGATTATCACCGCATCATGGGACTTACTTCATTAAATGAAGGTGAGATCGCAAAATGGATGGAAGTGGCGGAGGATATGTACTTCCCAAGATCAGAAGAGCATAATGTATTTTTACAACAGGATGGATTCCTGGATAAAGAGATCATACCGGTTTCAGATCTTTCTTCTAATCACCGTCCTATCAATCAGAAATGGAGTTGGGACAGGATCCTGAGATCATGTTATATAAAACAAGCCGATGTGCTTCAAGGTTTTTATTTCTTTGAAGACCACTTCAGCAAAGAAGAAATGGAAAGACATTTCGATTTTTATGAACCGATTACGGTTCATGAATCTTCGCTGTCACCATGTGTACATAGTATTCAGGCAGCAGTATTGGGTCGTATGGAGCAGGCTTATCAATTCTATTTAAGAACTTCAAGACTGGATCTGGATGACTATAATAAAGAAGTTGAGCAGGGTTGTCATATCACGAGTATGGCAGGTACCTGGATGAGTATAGTTGAAGGTTTTGGAGGTATGAGAGTTCAGGATGGTCAATTGTCATTCAAACCTCAGATCCCTGAGCAATGGGATGCTTATTCCTTTAAAATTAACTTCAGGGACAGGATCTTAAAGGTTGATGTTTCGTCCGGTAAAACCAATTTCTTACTGGAAGGGGAAGGATCACTGGAAATACTTGTTAATGACAAGTTATTGGAGGTGCACCCAAATCAGGCTGTAAGTGTTTAAATTATCCAAGGCTTCCCTAAATTTAGGTAAGCCTTTTTTCATTCAATAATATTACTTGATGAAGCGTATAACATTTTTATTAGTCCTGTTTATCTGTAATTCGGTTTTAGCGCAGATAGACAGAGTTGAGCCTCCAAACTGGTGGGTTGGAATGGAAAATGAGCATTTACAGTTATTGGTATATGGTCAAAATATAGGTAAATCCGTTCCTTCTTTAGACTACGATGGTGTTCAAATCACCGGAGTTAAGAAAGGCGATAGTCCGAATTATCTTTTTATTGATCTCACTATCTCCGATCAGGCTGAGGCGGGAACCCTTAAAATTCAGTTTAAACCGGAAAAAGGGAAAAAAATCGTTCATGAATATGAATTGTTGGAGCGTACAAGGCCTGCTGAAGACTTCAAAGGGTTTGATAATACCGATGCGGTTTATCTTATAACGCCAGACAGATTCGCCAATGGAGACACTGCCAACGATACAGATAATTCGTTACTGGAAAAAACTATAGACAGAACTAACGATTATGCTCGCCACGGCGGGGATATCAGAGGGATCATAGATCATCTGGACTATATTGAAGATATGGGGTTCACCGCTATCTGGTCCTCTCCGCTTCTTATAAATGATATGGCATCGGCCTCTTATCATGGTTATGCTATGACCGATTTCTATAAGGTAGATCCAAGATTTGGAAGTCTTTCAGAATATAAGGAATTGGCAGAAAAAGCGAGAGAGAGGGGTATTAAACTTATCATGGATCAGGTGGCGAATCATACAGGGATAGAACACTGGTGGATGAAGGATTTGCCATTTGAGAACTGGATCAACTTTCAGGAGAGATATGAAAATGGGGAGTCTACGATCTATTCGAATCACAGACGTACTTCCAATCAGGATTCCTATGCAGCAGAAACAGATAAAAAGAGAATGACTGAAGGCTGGTTTGTAGATACCATGCCTGATCTAAATCAGAAAAATCCATTTTTAGCTACCTATCTTATACAGAATAGTATTTGGTGGGTGGAAACTCTGGGTCTGGGAGGTATTCGTCAGGATACTTATCCTTATCCTAATAAAGAGTTTATGAGTGAATGGGCAGGAGCTATTATGCAGGAATACCCGGAATTCAATATCGTTGGGGAAGAGTGGAGCTATAATCCTCTCTTGATAAGATACTGGCAGGATGGCGTAAAGAACAGGGATGGATACACTTCTAATCTAAGGTCTACAATGGATTTTGCCATGCAGAGTAATATCGTTCAGGGTCTTAAAGAGAAAGAAGCATGGGATACCGGCCTGATCAAGATGTATGAAGGTCTGGCTAATGATTTTGCTTATGCCGATCCGGAAAATATCATGATCTTTCCGGATAATCATGATATGAGTCGCATTTACACACAATTAGGTGAGGAT containing:
- a CDS encoding glycoside hydrolase family 13 protein, which translates into the protein MKRITFLLVLFICNSVLAQIDRVEPPNWWVGMENEHLQLLVYGQNIGKSVPSLDYDGVQITGVKKGDSPNYLFIDLTISDQAEAGTLKIQFKPEKGKKIVHEYELLERTRPAEDFKGFDNTDAVYLITPDRFANGDTANDTDNSLLEKTIDRTNDYARHGGDIRGIIDHLDYIEDMGFTAIWSSPLLINDMASASYHGYAMTDFYKVDPRFGSLSEYKELAEKARERGIKLIMDQVANHTGIEHWWMKDLPFENWINFQERYENGESTIYSNHRRTSNQDSYAAETDKKRMTEGWFVDTMPDLNQKNPFLATYLIQNSIWWVETLGLGGIRQDTYPYPNKEFMSEWAGAIMQEYPEFNIVGEEWSYNPLLIRYWQDGVKNRDGYTSNLRSTMDFAMQSNIVQGLKEKEAWDTGLIKMYEGLANDFAYADPENIMIFPDNHDMSRIYTQLGEDAVKTKMALSYLLILPRIPQIYYGTEILMSDAAKPGDHGLIRTDFPGGWKNSSKNAFTGEGLSQEQADMQSYLKKLLNYRKNSIAIHSGKTIHFAPENSTYLISRIAEDETIVLILNKNTEPVEFDLKRYKELGLEGKTLKNLITGDTMKWSGSLKLPAQGAYLLTTKMN
- a CDS encoding glycoside hydrolase family 65 protein codes for the protein MNQDYIKPDNWSIIEEDFDPGRVKSSESLFSIGNGAMGQRANFEEHYSGPSFQGSYIGGVFYPDKTKVGWWKNGYPEYFAKVLNAPNWIGINVFIDGEALDLFTCKSVNNFKRELNMKEGYLARTFEATLPNGTEIEVKALRFLSIVDDELGAIKYEVTPLNKDAKISFEPYLDGGITNTDANWEERFWKTHEVKNEDDKGFIVSKTLKTEFHVGTYMQSEIFLNAEKQELKPEVKEDEDSIAFSYAVNASKGQTAVIIKYAGYVTDMNHEQSDLVVAASAVLKNALDKGFDVLKNEQKDAWAAIWEMADITISGDVKAQQGIRFNIFQLNQTYLGKDERLNIGPKGFTGEKYGGSTYWDTEAYCIPFYMATKDQKVARKLLSYRYNHLEKAQENAAKLGFSNGAALYPMVTMNGEESHNEWEITFEEIHRNGAMVYAIHNYVRYTGDFDYIPEKGLEVMIAIARFWHQRANFSKEKNKYVILGVTGPNEYENNVNNNWYTNYLAKWCIEYCVSMIDKVKDGYEDDYHRIMGLTSLNEGEIAKWMEVAEDMYFPRSEEHNVFLQQDGFLDKEIIPVSDLSSNHRPINQKWSWDRILRSCYIKQADVLQGFYFFEDHFSKEEMERHFDFYEPITVHESSLSPCVHSIQAAVLGRMEQAYQFYLRTSRLDLDDYNKEVEQGCHITSMAGTWMSIVEGFGGMRVQDGQLSFKPQIPEQWDAYSFKINFRDRILKVDVSSGKTNFLLEGEGSLEILVNDKLLEVHPNQAVSV